A part of Sander vitreus isolate 19-12246 chromosome 8, sanVit1, whole genome shotgun sequence genomic DNA contains:
- the tle3a gene encoding transducin-like enhancer protein 3-A produces the protein MYPQGRHPAPHQPGQPGFKFTVAESCDRIKDEFQFLQAQYHSLKVEYDKLANEKTEMQRHYVMYYEMSYGLNIEMHKQTEIAKRLNAILAQIMPFLSQEHQQQVAQAVERAKQVTMTELNAIIGVRGLPNLPLTQQQAAYPALMQQQLQAQHLSHAAHGPPIQLPPHPSGLQPPGIPPVTGSGSGLLALGALGSQAHLPVKDEKNHHDLEHRENTNNSVSPSESLRTASEKHRSSSDYSLDSKKRKVEEKDSMSRYDSDGEKSDDLVVDVSNEDPATPRASPTHSPPENGIDKPRPPKKDTPNSPASVASSGSTPSSKAKELSHNDKSSTPGLKSNTPTPPQRCPPTPGTSSTPGLRPILGKPPGMEALAAPALRTPLSIAGSYPTPFAMMGHHEMNGGLTSPSVYAGLHISPQMSAAAAAAYGRSPMGFDPHTHMRAPGLPASLTSISGGKPAYSFHVSADGQMQPVPFPPDALIGPGIPRHARQINTLSHGEVVCAVTISNPTRHVYTGGKGCVKIWDISQPGSKSPVSQLDCLNRDNYIRSCKLLPDGRTLIVGGEASTLTIWDLASQTPRIKAELTSSAPACYALAISPDAKVCFSCCSDGNIAVWDLHNQTLVRQFQGHTDGASCIDISHDGTKLWTGGLDNTVRSWDLREGRQLQQHDFTSQIFSLGYCPTGEWLAVGMESSNVEVLHHSKPDKYQLHLHESCVLSLKFAYCGKWFVSTGKDNLLNAWRTPYGASIFQSKESSSVLSCDISTDDKYIVTGSGDKKATVYEVIY, from the exons ATGTATCCACAAGGCCGACATCCG GCTCCACATCAGCCCGGTCAGCCTGGCTTCAAATTCACCGTAGCAGAGTCTTGTGACAGGATTAAAGATGAATTTCAGTTCCTGCAAGCCCAGTATCACAG TCTTAAGGTGGAGTATGACAAACTGGCCAATGAGAAGACAGAGATGCAGCGCCACTATGTCATG TATTATGAGATGTCCTATGGACTGAACATAGAGATGCACAAACAG ACGGAGATTGCCAAACGGCTCAATGCGATTTTAGCTCAAATTATGCCTTTCCTGTCACAAGAG CACCAACAGCAGGTTGCTCAGGCAGTGGAGCGGGCTAAGCAGGTGACTATGACTGAGCTGAATGCTATCATCGGGGTACGTGGACTTCCCAATCTGCCGCTCACC CAGCAGCAAGCTGCCTACCCTGCTCTCATG cagcagcagctccaggcaCAGCACCTCTCCCATGCTGCTCATGGACCTCCGATCCAGCTGCCACCTCACCCCTCAGGCCTGCAGCCGCCTGGCATCCCCCCTGTGACAGGCTCCGGATCAGGCCTACTGGCACTAGGTGCCCTGGGCAGCCAAGCCCACCTCCCAGTAAAGGATGAGAAGAACCACCATGATCTCGAACACAGAG AGAACACG AATAACTCCGTATCCCCATCTGAAAGCTTACGCACAGCCAGTGAGAAGCACCGCAGCTCCTCTGACTACAGTTTGGACTCTAAGAAACGCAAAGTGGAGGAGAAGGACAGTATGAGCAGATAT GACAGTGATGGAGAGAAAAGTGATGACCTGGTGGTAGATGTGTCTAATGAG gACCCTGCCACTCCGCGGGCAAGCCCCACCCACTCACCACCTGAGAATGGCATTGATAAGCCCCGCCCCCCAAAGAAGGACACACCCAACAGCCCTGCATCAGTGGCATCCTCTGGAAGCACCCCATCATCCAAGGCCAAGGAGCTCAGTCAT AATGACAAATCATCCACGCCTGGCCTCAAGTccaacacccccacccccccgcaACGATGCCCCCCCACCCCTGGCACCAGCTCCACTCCCGGGCTCAGACCCATCCTGGGCAAACCACCAGGCATGGAAGCTCTTG CAGCCCCAGCTTTGCGTACCCCTCTGTCCATCGCAGGCTCCTACCCTACCCCCTTTGCCATGATGGGCCATCATGAAATGAATGGAGGCCTGACTAGTCCTAGTGTGTATGCTGGTCTGCACATCTCCCCTCAGATGagtgctgcagcagctgcagcctaTGGACGCTCCCCCATG GGGTTTGATCCTCACACCCACATGAGAGCTCCAGGCCTTCCAGCCAGCCTCACATCCATTTCTGGTGGAAAACC GGCTTACTCCTTCCACGTCAGTGCAGACGGTCAGATGCAGCCTGTTCCCTTTCCGCCCGACGCCCTGATCGGCCCCGGTATTCCACGCCACGCCCGTCAGATCAACACGCTGAGCCACGGCGAGGTGGTGTGCGCTGTTACCATTAGCAACCCCACACGTCATGTCTACACTGGTGGCAAAGGCTGTGTCAAAATCTGGGACATCAGCCAACCTGGCAGCAAGAGCCCTGTGTCCCAACTGGACTGTCTG AACAGGGATAACTACATCCGCTCCTGTAAGCTGCTGCCTGATGGCCGCACATTGATCGTTGGAGGCGAGGCCAGCACATTGACCATCTGGGATCTGGCCTCTCAGACACCCCGCATCAAAGCTGAACTCACCTCCTCAGCCCCGGCATGCTATGCCTTGGCCATCAGCCCTGATGCCAAAGTCTGCTTCTCCTGCTGCAGTGATGGAAACATTGCAGTTTGGGACCTGCACAATCAGACTCTCGTTAG GCAGTTCCAGGGTCACACGGATGGTGCAAGCTGTATTGACATATCCCATGATGGCACTAAGCTGTGGACAGGTGGTCTTGACAACACTGTTCGCTCCTGGGATCTGAGGGAGGGtcgacagctgcagcagcatgaCTTCACTTCACAG ATCTTCTCCTTGGGCTACTGTCCGACTGGAGAGTGGCTTGCTGTGGGCATGGAGAGCAGCAACGTGGAGGTGCTCCACCACTCAAAGCCTGACAAGTATCAGCTCCACCTGCACGAGAGCTGTGTCCTCTCCCTCAAGTTCGCCTACTGTG GTAAATGGTTCGTAAGCACTGGGAAGGACAATCTGTTGAATGCTTGGAGGACTCCATATGGCGCCAGCATATTCCAG TCCAAGGAATCCTCATCTGTCCTGAGCTGTGACATCTCGACAGACGACAAGTATATTGTGACAGGCTCTGGTGACAAGAAGGCCACTGTGTATGAAGTGATCTACTAG